The Drosophila bipectinata strain 14024-0381.07 chromosome 3L, DbipHiC1v2, whole genome shotgun sequence region GCCACCACATCCGTTTGCTCGAGCGTCTTTGAAGGCTTCCAATCAGCGTAGACGCGCTGATATCTTCCTGATTCTTGCTCCGGCTTCCTGGTATTAGTGGTATTACTACTGGGATTAGTGGTCGTGGGCGTGTTCGTTGGCGTTGCTGTCGTTGTCGAAGGCATGATCTTTTCCTCCGGCAAGGGGTCCAGTTTTCGTTCGTTTTCTAATGGGGATGAAGGGTGGTTATATACACTTCTAGATAAATGCTAGAAAAGATCCTCTCACCAGTTTCGTTTTCGAGCGATCGCCGGTTGGCGTTGACCAGACGACGCTTCCTCTTGTACTCCTCGTTTTGCTTTTCGTCGTTCTCGTTGGACTGCAGCCAGGTCTCGATTTTCTGTCGCCACTCTCGGGATATTCTGGAAAGGACACAAGTTTATGATAACTAATTACATTGTTTTTGAAGTCTTCCCACCTCGGTTTCGCATCCTCGTTGATGGGCGGCGTCTGACCACTGCCCGTCGGCGTATTGGCTGCACTGGCCAGCGGCGATTGCAGTCGCTCCTGtgcctgttgctgttgcaggaGCGGAGCTGGTGAGCTGGCCCTCTCTCGGTCCATGCCAAAGTCAATATTAAGCAGATCTGGTCGCTTGCGGCTCGAACTTCCGGAACGGGCACGCCGAGCCCAGGAGCGATCTAAACTACCGTAGGCTGCTGCTTTGCGCTCCCGACTGATGTGGCCATCGTGGGGTCCTGTGGAGCTACGCAAGAACTCCATAAGGTCGTCTTCCTCGGCCAGCACTCGACTCCGGCGCCTCCTTAAACTGCCATTGGGAGTAATGTCCGGCGAGGCACCATCCTGCTCCAGGCGAATGAATCCATTGCTGATCTCGCCAGATCCCAGATGACGGCGGCTCAAAGCCGGACTAGCTCGGGGATCGAAAATGGCGTCGCCCAGGAAGGAGTGCTCCGAATCCGACACGGGGGTAATTGCTTGACCAACTGGAAGAACAGAGATTAAGGTTAgtttttccagttttttttgctaaatattttttctagtGCAGGTGAGAGATAAATTTTCTTCCAAACTTACTCTGCTTGGCCCGGCGGGCCATTTGCTCTTCGCGCTGCTTTCTCCTCAGTGTagcctgctgctcctgctgctggcgGCGCTCGTTCTCCTTGACCGCCTGCCGGAACTTATCACAGAAATTCTGGAAGATCTTGAAGCACTCCTCCAGCCGGAAAGTGGCCGCGTCCTCGCAGAAAAAGTCGGATAGCTTCAGGCGCATAGACTCCACCTGTTTCATTCCCGATTGGAGCACGGACAGTTCCGACTCGGCGGCCTGCAAGAAGTCCGCCATCTGCTCCTTGATATCCGTGTCTGTGGCAGGCTGTTCGATTTGTCGGGCTATCCTTCGGATGCGTCCATCCAGGGTATTGATTTCGTTATTGATCTGCTCCGAGGTGGTTCTGGAAGAAAACGGAAAAGGCTTGTAAAATGGCTGATTAGAAATCCTGAATATTCCACTTACTTGCTGGCATTTTCGAGGGCACTCAGCTGACTGGTGAACTGCAGCAGCTCCGGATTACGTCGCTCCGCCTGCAGGGCTACAAAATGTATGAGGTTCATGCCCGGTTTGTTCGCCCGGATGTCGGTAAGCTTTTGCAGTGAGGCGAGCTTCACGCCCGCCGCATTTCCAGCGTAGCCTCCGGAGTTGAGGAAGTTTCCGGCCACCACAACCATATAGAGCACCTCCTGCAGGATCTTGTTGTTCAGCAGATCGTCGCCGGCGTAGAGCATGGAATTGATGCAGGGCTCCAGATAGGCCACGTTGGCCGCAAACTCCTCCTTCAGGAGCATGCTCTCGATTCGTAATTTGTAGCTATTAAAGAAAGGAAAGAATAATATAGAGAAAGCTACAGTATCATCTTGGTAGCTTCACTTACTTGGGCACCTCCAGCAGCTGGAGCAGAAACTTCTCGGCATTGCCCAACCTCGCCTTGTCCCCGTTGAAGCTCTTCAGCATATCCAGCTCATCCACCTCCGGCATGATCTTTAGCAGGCCCCTCAGCCTCTCTGCGCCGATCTCCTCGTGGGAGCCCTGCCGTATCAGCTGGATGATCTCCTCGTGGCTGGTGCGGAATTGTTTCAGGAAGATGTTCACATTAAGACTTCTCTTGCCGTCCAGCAGTGTGATCTCCGTGCACTCCTTTTTCGACTTGCGATCCAAGGTGTCGCACCCATTGGAACCACTAGAGCCCTGTCCTCCGCTGCCTTCGCGTCCCAGCTTGGGCGATCCCTGAGCACTGGTGGTTTGCAGACAGAACAGACCCTCCATCTCGTTCCAGTCAATGTCCTGCATGGGGTTGTGCTTGTGGTTGCTGGCCACGATGGCCCAGATGTTCTGCTTTCCGACGACCTTATTGTGCGGTATTTTGCCCCAGTTGATGGTCTTCATCTTAGCCTTGGGCGCCGGGGTGTCTAGTTGGGGCAGCAACACGgccgcctccgcctccgcgGCTAGTGGGTCCGGTGTACGGGGTCGTGAGGCCAGTTGCATGGAGGGCggaggcggcggtggcggcagGGCACTACCATTGAGCAGCGGAGGTGGCGGCGGAGGTGGTGCCTGGCCTCCTCCATTTAATGGTGGAGGCGGGGGCGGTGGAACGCCGCCGGACGCTGGTGGTGGCGGAGGTGGCGGTGCCGGTTTGGTTGCAGCCGCGGCCACCGCCGCCTGCGATGGCTTGCGGGTGGGGCTGCTGGCATCGGTGCTGCGGCAGTTCTGGCAGGCGAATTTCTGGCTGCTGGGCGTGCGGAGCAGACGCACTGCATCCTCGTGGCTCTCGAGGAGCGTGGCGCGGTGAACGAGCCGCTCTGTGGTGTCCCAGACGATGTCGCTGAGCGCCTCCTTGGGATCGATGCGTAGCAGGTGCTGCAGAATGTTGAGGAATGGTCCTTCCTGCGGCGTATCAGCCACCTgaacaatagaaatagtttaGTTTCAGAGAAGAACCTTCAAGTATATGAGTTTGGAGTCATGGCAGTTATGGTGCGTCATTAGTGGACATTATTTGCATCCAAAATTTGGCATTGAACTGCTTTTGGCTTGCCACAACCTTGCCCAAATCCTAATGaccacactgcgtatacgcaacgttcAATGCCATCAAGTATAAAGCTTACCCCCTGAAGAGTACTAACCTGTCGCAATATCGCATAGAAGACATCAAGGTGCGAATTGAGATTGATGCCATCGGGCGCCTGCAGGCTCTGGGCCTCGTCGCATTCCTGCTGCTCCACGAATACGTCCAATTGTACGATGATATCGCCCACACTTTGTGCAACTTTCCTGCAAATAGTACGTTGGTCATTAGTGGGTTAAGCTCAGTGGAAAATGTGGCTCAGTTCGGTCCGTGTATGTCAAAGCAATTTGTCAGTTGTAGGTTTTTCGAATTTGCATTTGCGCTTGACAATTCTCAACTGCGATTTAATTGATTTCTTATTTATGCGACTCTACGCGACACAAAGCGATACATATATTGTGTGAGAAGGGTTGGGGGTTGGGAATGTCCACAAGTAGTTGAGAGTTGCCAGAATCGATTGGAGAACTTGGCTGACATTGAGTAACCTCCGGAGGCTgccaaaaaacagaaaagagaACTCTGCCGCCGCGGACTCACTTTAGGTTCTGCACCAGTTGCAAGGCGGCACAGCTGTAGCGGGACAGCGAGCCGCAGAATGTCAGCCGTCGTTGCAGGTGCAATGGCGAGGCGGCAGGCGATGGCGTCGGCGACACGGAAGCGGAAACCGTTGACTCCTCCGTTgacgacgaggaggacgaGAGGGATGGCGGCGGCGAGGGCGATGCTGACGACTCCACCTTGCCAGCcttgcagcaacagcaggggcagcaggagcagctgaagcggcagcggcagcggcagcctTGGCAATAAACTTAGTGGCACACCATATTTGCAACGTGCAAAATCGTTATGTCCTTGCGCAATGTCCTCGCCTCCGTTAGGCTGATATCCAGGCATCGACGACAGACCGACTCACTGACTGGCAGACTGACTGGCACTTTTTAATTGCTTCCCAAAATCGGTTCGCAGTTTGCGGTTCGAGCGAGAGAACGGCCAAAAAGGCAATAACGAGGACGAGGCAGGACGGCGCGAGACAGCCTGGCACGATTTCTGGCAACGATTCCTTCGGATCCGActcttgtttgttttattctgttttttttttttctttttttgcattATTATTTCCTGAAGCCACGTGCTGCGCGCGCAGGAGTTTCCTACTCTATGGTGCGGCCTCTTTTCTATTTTGACGAGAAACTTCGTCAACATCCATCGGGTATTTTGGACACCCAGACTCTGGCACAtggttttcatttgttttgttattgtttcaaCGGACTAAATGCTATTTTAGGCCGTCACGGAAGTTATTACGGGTCTGGGAGGAACACGGAGCTCGGTAACAGGGCTCAGGAAATTGGGCAACCAAAGCGCCAATTACTGAACTTTAAACGGAAGAACAGTCGATTACGCGATGCCAAGTTTAAGCCAAGAACTTATATCAA contains the following coding sequences:
- the form3 gene encoding FH2 domain-containing protein 1, which translates into the protein MDSRIGLDYIVENRDYIAKLGAALDTQNATVKKQVFELLSALCAYSPEGYARAIETLEFYKNLKKQRYRFKIVINELELSSATASPPLDYQAALLAFINCVIISAATLQERIRIRNEFIGLKVLPLLNNLRKVAQSVGDIIVQLDVFVEQQECDEAQSLQAPDGINLNSHLDVFYAILRQVADTPQEGPFLNILQHLLRIDPKEALSDIVWDTTERLVHRATLLESHEDAVRLLRTPSSQKFACQNCRSTDASSPTRKPSQAAVAAAATKPAPPPPPPPASGGVPPPPPPPLNGGGQAPPPPPPPLLNGSALPPPPPPPSMQLASRPRTPDPLAAEAEAAVLLPQLDTPAPKAKMKTINWGKIPHNKVVGKQNIWAIVASNHKHNPMQDIDWNEMEGLFCLQTTSAQGSPKLGREGSGGQGSSGSNGCDTLDRKSKKECTEITLLDGKRSLNVNIFLKQFRTSHEEIIQLIRQGSHEEIGAERLRGLLKIMPEVDELDMLKSFNGDKARLGNAEKFLLQLLEVPNYKLRIESMLLKEEFAANVAYLEPCINSMLYAGDDLLNNKILQEVLYMVVVAGNFLNSGGYAGNAAGVKLASLQKLTDIRANKPGMNLIHFVALQAERRNPELLQFTSQLSALENASKTTSEQINNEINTLDGRIRRIARQIEQPATDTDIKEQMADFLQAAESELSVLQSGMKQVESMRLKLSDFFCEDAATFRLEECFKIFQNFCDKFRQAVKENERRQQQEQQATLRRKQREEQMARRAKQIGQAITPVSDSEHSFLGDAIFDPRASPALSRRHLGSGEISNGFIRLEQDGASPDITPNGSLRRRRSRVLAEEDDLMEFLRSSTGPHDGHISRERKAAAYGSLDRSWARRARSGSSSRKRPDLLNIDFGMDRERASSPAPLLQQQQAQERLQSPLASAANTPTGSGQTPPINEDAKPRISREWRQKIETWLQSNENDEKQNEEYKRKRRLVNANRRSLENETENERKLDPLPEEKIMPSTTTATPTNTPTTTNPSSNTTNTRKPEQESGRYQRVYADWKPSKTLEQTDVVANLQAIADAQPQDTLHHYRRQRPQDQTSAGGLHSIAEEDRRKTFIQKMGEQERRSAIRELQPKAAEEQPPKSPKPQVSTTDDTFASLLSHHKTQNEMQASSKEVDADNIETPPVSRRVISTPTTTVVTVSMTDKPKAIPEEKITISMGSADQDVPGHFDRHALGRRTRRYKRPTDYSSGNEELLTTSTPKQEVKPSSSKPEPPPLEKVKQKERTINKLEKVGRHISSINQEDVREAIRNLKSPTGTPERPWSPPREITPSRLKLTASGHHHELNDEGFEETQSLVSDTPSHGKGESTNSSCNEGVNETPSRQRPLQKQKPTTTSISQMGSRPADRLQLSRTRSSSSTPSAIKSQSHVAAPQVATVKRSASTNRPLRMPNGQPLTSAAPLRSASAVRRSPQEQQVLAGVERSSSRNSLRSSRSSINSGASTQTVVRRLPSVQRPVVTVSVDSSPSKRPLAAQNLRPTPGRGVPASRSSSSGSSVGPSVILVRSKMGTTAPRTTISGSTSFKENQSQSQQPSPQSRMSAARSVVLVKNAMNQQQQQQQARMSPSTHPQQRSSGSSRSVSSFMRPTASSATKRQK